A region of Polynucleobacter sp. JS-Mosq-20-D10 DNA encodes the following proteins:
- a CDS encoding phage holin family protein → MGNLVPFLVQWGLTSLSLWVASYLFSGLRFADGGSLLIAALLLGFANAVVKPLLILLTLPLTVLTMGLFLLVVNALVLMMVSAVVGGFTISSFWTAFFASIFISLFSLFISGMLF, encoded by the coding sequence ATGGGTAACTTGGTACCATTTTTAGTCCAGTGGGGCTTAACTTCTCTATCCCTTTGGGTTGCCAGCTATCTTTTTAGCGGCTTACGCTTTGCAGATGGCGGCTCACTCTTGATTGCCGCTCTGCTACTTGGATTCGCAAACGCAGTAGTGAAGCCCTTATTAATACTCTTGACGTTGCCACTGACTGTCCTCACCATGGGATTATTTCTTTTGGTTGTTAATGCCTTAGTGCTGATGATGGTGTCTGCAGTAGTGGGTGGCTTTACGATTTCTAGTTTCTGGACCGCATTCTTTGCCAGTATCTTTATTTCTTTATTCAGCCTCTTTATCAGCGGAATGCTGTTTTAA
- a CDS encoding SlyX family protein, whose amino-acid sequence MTDDRITNLEIKLSFTEDLIDQLNQTIYKQQQQIEFLYRELKSIKEQASNGDSVGNSSPKDEIPPHY is encoded by the coding sequence ATGACCGATGATCGCATCACCAATCTTGAAATCAAACTTAGTTTTACTGAAGATTTGATTGATCAACTCAATCAAACAATCTACAAGCAACAGCAACAAATTGAATTTCTATATCGCGAGCTCAAATCCATCAAGGAGCAGGCTAGCAACGGAGATAGTGTAGGTAACAGCAGTCCAAAAGATGAAATCCCTCCGCATTATTAA